The genomic DNA ACAACTATCTGACCGTCATGGTCGAAAGCGAGTTCTGGCTTACTCAATCTTTGGAACGGCGGTCGGCTACGCGATATTCGCTTACGGTATTTTATCTAAAAATATAGGCTTGCTTTTCTTGGGTAGAATAATTGATGGTCTTACCGGCGGTAATATTTCGGTTGCACAAGCTGCGGTGAGCGATGTCTCTACACCCGCTAACCGCGCCAAAAACTTTGGCCGAGTTGGGATGGCCTTTGGACTTGGTTTTGTGATTGGACCATACATCGGCGGCAAACTAGCCGACCCAAGCGTTGTAAGCTGGTTTCATACTTCTACGCCGTTTTGGTTTGCGATGTTTTTGAGTCTGGCCAACACGCTTTTCGTGCTATTTAAGTTTCCTGAGACTCACAGCAAGCCTTCGGGCGAGCCGATGGATTGGGCTCGTTCTATTACCAATGTTCGTCATGCTGTGACCATGCCAGGTGTACGTGCTGTAATGCCGACAGTTTTCCTTTTTACTGGCGGTTTTACGTTCTTCACGACTTTCTTTGGAGTGATTTTGCGTCAAAAGTTTGGTTTCTCGCAAGGAAACATCGGCGACTACTTTGCCTATGTCGGAATTTGTATTGCTGCCGCTCAAGGATTGGTAGTGGCTGTGGTATCCAAAAAGCTGAAGGATTATCAGGTACTAAGATTTGCTGTCGCCGGAACGGCTGTGGCCTTGGCGCTTTACGCCTGGGTGTCGAACTATCACTGGCTGTTTGCTGTAGCGCCGCTGATGGCAATTTTTAACGGATTGTCTTTTGCTAATATGCCAACGATTGTTAGCCGAGTCGCTCCAGATGGCAACAGGGGGGAAGCACTTGGCATATCGTCGAGCGTGCAGGCACTGGCTCAAGGAATTTTGGCGGCTATGTCGGGCTATATTGCTTCTATTAGCCAGTCAAAAGTCGTATTAACTGGCGCGGCAGTTGTGCTGCTTGGACAAATCGCTTTTTGGGTATTTTTTGACCCCCAAAGACATCGTAAAACCGAGCACGATCATCCTGAATTCGCTGGTTCACACTAATCACTAGCGAGTCTGACGACTAAATACTAGACCGTCTGGACTAAATGCCTCTTTTAGGGTCGGCGCAAAACCTCTTAGAGCTACTCCCGCGACTTGCGCAAAAGTTATTACTTTTAAGCCGGTTTCGTGAATTAATCCGTGTACAGGTACTCCGTCAGGACTTTTGTAGGCTTCGTGGGGCATTTTTGTGTTCCTTTATATAATAATTTTGTAATACTCCTTATGTTTATGCTTGTCAAGTGCACATCGCCTGAGGCATACTGTGTTCATAAACAATCGGAGGGTTAAAAAGCGTGGAACAGGATAAAAAAACGAAACTAAGTATTTCGCTCGATTATAAATGGCTAAGTTTGTTTTTGGCTGCTGTTATTGCTGCTATGCTAATCGTCTGGAAACCTTGGCA from Candidatus Saccharibacteria bacterium includes the following:
- a CDS encoding MFS transporter, which translates into the protein MKNKLQKKAPSPLTAVFTTIFIDLLGVGILIPVMPLLVTPGEYRITPDYWSIKGGFILLGWLTAAYPIAQFLAAPILGQLSDRHGRKRVLAYSIFGTAVGYAIFAYGILSKNIGLLFLGRIIDGLTGGNISVAQAAVSDVSTPANRAKNFGRVGMAFGLGFVIGPYIGGKLADPSVVSWFHTSTPFWFAMFLSLANTLFVLFKFPETHSKPSGEPMDWARSITNVRHAVTMPGVRAVMPTVFLFTGGFTFFTTFFGVILRQKFGFSQGNIGDYFAYVGICIAAAQGLVVAVVSKKLKDYQVLRFAVAGTAVALALYAWVSNYHWLFAVAPLMAIFNGLSFANMPTIVSRVAPDGNRGEALGISSSVQALAQGILAAMSGYIASISQSKVVLTGAAVVLLGQIAFWVFFDPQRHRKTEHDHPEFAGSH